From Parasteatoda tepidariorum isolate YZ-2023 chromosome 1, CAS_Ptep_4.0, whole genome shotgun sequence, one genomic window encodes:
- the LOC107436775 gene encoding cell adhesion molecule 2, whose translation MLKDPTFKAYIFENLLLILATFLPVSCTRFSLPLRISMLHIPTPVVTGEDVRLHCSYELGNETLYAVKWYKNLGEFFRYVPASDPPLKTIPQLGIDVDMSRSNSTTVFLRNLNMDSLGNYTCQVSTDKPFFRCVQSTKQLEVVVPPSDRPVLMTEKAEYELGDNVSILCNSGKSKPAPELKWYINDQLAQSELSDQETFVYPDQLESTSLALRFRLKPDVLHNGKVILKCVSTVHHIHAVSVKEIRATGSKPNESHSGLLCITITISVLFYVTQFFV comes from the exons ATGCTCAAAGACCCAACATTTAAggcatacatttttgaaaatcttcttCTTATTCTTGCAACATTTTTACCTGTCTCTT GTACACGCTTTAGTTTGCCTTTGAGAATCAGCATGCTGCATATACCCACCCCCGTAGTGACGGGCGAGGATGTCCGACTACACTGTTCATATGAGCTTGGAAATGAGACCTTGTACGCAGTCAAATGGTACAAGAATCTGGGGGAGTTCTTCAGATATGTCCCTGCATCAGATCCACCCCTAAAGACCATCCCTCAACTTGGAATCGATGTTGAC atgTCAAGATCAAACAGCACTACagtatttcttagaaatttaaatatggatAGCTTAGGAAATTATACATGTCAAGTGTCCACTGACAAACCTTTTTTCAGATGCGTTCAGTCCACAAAACAATTAGAAGTTGTAG TGCCTCCGTCAGATAGACCCGTATTGATGACAGAGAAAGCTGAATATGAATTAGGAGATAATGTCTCAATTTTGTGCAATTCCGGAAAATCCAAACCAGCACCAGAGCTCAAATGGTACATCAATGATCAGCTA gctCAATCTGAATTGTCCGATCAAGAAACTTTTGTGTACCCCGACCAGTTGGAAAGTACCAGCCTTGCTTTAAGATTTAGACTAAAGCCAGACGTTCTACACAATGGAAAAGTCATCCTTAAATGTGTTTCCACCGTTCATCACATTCATGCAGTTTCTGTGAAAGAAATTAGAGCTACAG GTTCCAAGCCAAATGAATCTCATAGTGGATTATTGTGCATCACAATTACCATAAGTGTTCTGTTCTATGTAACACAATTTTTTGTGTAA